From the Euphorbia lathyris chromosome 6, ddEupLath1.1, whole genome shotgun sequence genome, one window contains:
- the LOC136232488 gene encoding uncharacterized protein: MTSLRSSLKRNAFFDGGKFGLKMKQLPFMGVLCTVMLFIVYRTTTYQHEQTEMETKMHPFDSLKESALASGLLGSLPSGIIRASSDLELKPLWSTSSSRSKEHNCSHRYLLAMPVGIKQKDNVDEIVQKFLPENFTVILFHYDGNLDGWWDLEWSSKATHIVAHNQTKWWFAKRFLHPAVVSIYDYVFLWDEDLGIENFNPRRYLEVVRKAGLEISQPALDPNSTGIHHRITVRSRTKKYHTRVYDHRGSTKCSDASQGPPCTGFVEGMAPVFSRSAWYCAWHLIQNDLVHGWGMDIKLGYCAQGDRTKKVGVVDMDYVVHQGIQTLGTGTPPRKKKTGVIPMDSRMEIRRQSTWELQIFKQRWNEAVRRDKSWVDPFLGSQRRSRRRRRQQQL; encoded by the exons ATGACGTCACTCAGATCATCCTTAAAGAGGAACGCCTTCTTTGATGGG GGGAAATTCGGGTTAAAAATGAAGCAGTTACCTTTTATGGGAGTTTTGTGTACAGTGATGTTGTTCATTGTGTATAGAACCACAACATATCAGCATGAACAAACAGAG ATGGAAACAAAAATGCACCCTTTTGACTCATTAAAg GAATCTGCTCTGGCTTCTGGGCTATTAGGCAGTTTGCCAAGTGGTATCATACGAGCTAGTTCAGATTTGGAATTAAAGCCCCTATGGTCAACAAGTAGTTCCAGGTCAAAG GAACATAATTGTAGTCATCGTTACTTATTGGCTATGCCAGTTGGTATCAAGCAAAAGGACAATGTTGACGAAATTGTCCAGAAG tTTCTTCCAGAGAATTTTACAGTTATTCTATTCCACTACGATGGCAATCTGGATGGGTGGTGGGATCTTGAGTGGAGTAGCAAGGCCACACACATTGTTGCACATAACCAAACAAAGTG GTGGTTTGCAAAACGTTTTCTGCATCCTGCTGTTGTATCAATCTATGATTACGTTTTCCTGTGGGATGAAGATTTAGGGATAGAAAATTTTAATCCAAGGAG ATACTTGGAAGTTGTAAGAAAAGCAGGACTAGAGATATCTCAGCCGGCTTTAGACCCAAATTCAACCGGCATACACCATAGAATTACTGTAAGATCAAGAACGAAAAAGTATCATAC AAGAGTCTATGACCATAGAGGCAGTACCAAATGTTCTGATGCTAGCCAGGGGCCGCCATGCACTGG ATTTGTGGAAGGTATGGCTCCAGTATTTTCTAGATCTGCCTGGTATTGTGCATGGCATCTTATACAG AATGATCTAGTACATGGCTGGGGAATGGATATCAAACTTGGATACTGTGCACAG GGTGATCGAACAAAGAAGGTTGGAGTGGTTGATATGGACTATGTTGTGCATCAGGGCATACAAACCTTGGGCACTGGCACTCCTCCTAGAAAAAAG AAAACCGGTGTTATTCCCATGGATTCTAGAATGGAG ATCAGGAGACAGTCGACGTGGGAGCTTCAAATCTTTAAGCAGCGATGGAACGAAGCAGTAAGAAGGGACAAGTCATGGGTTGATCCCTTTTTAGGAAGCCAAAGGCGTAGTAGACGAAGAAGACGGCAGCAGCAACTGTAG